A window of Lytechinus pictus isolate F3 Inbred chromosome 7, Lp3.0, whole genome shotgun sequence contains these coding sequences:
- the LOC129264851 gene encoding MAP3K12-binding inhibitory protein 1-like, which produces MAIEVTDIVERFAESFQKFMEKAQLSSSISMVIDESELADLDVKPSLLQSSVSMLIQDLQNLQKICASTNSDEKSDDNPLPSCKERGELPNNEPINLDPEVIQITADNKEIYRRIQAFIDRKQTEKDDTNRREFCPKMPQTTGTSCARTDAVFTSQTGGKSHIKVSQVVNKYGPQTRPALIMKPHVRPAVKRDRITRETSSTNGPAGPVTGVEERLHNMESFLKVKTGSNSSGDIFQRLKHLEKRLLHLESISPEYANLSASMAKTERGDSLGKEHAQDTAVHDIDVRIKELQRSLRIKKARIETTDKTET; this is translated from the exons ATGGCGATAGAAGTGACAGATATTGTTGAACGATTTGCAGAGTCTTTCCAGAAATTCATGGAAAAG GCACAACTCTCATCATCTATTTCCATGGTGATAGACGAGAGTGAACTTGCAGACCTTGATGTCAAACCTTCATTGCTACAGAGTAGTGTGTCAATGCTCATACAAGACTTACAG AATCTTCAGAAGATATGTGCTTCCACAAACTCTGATGAAAAGTCAGATGATAACCCATTGCCAAGTTGCAAGGAACGAGGAGAACTTCCAAATAATGAACCAATAAATCTTGATCCTGAGGTCATCCAAATAACAGCAGACAATAAGGAG ATATATCGGAGGATCCAAGCATTCATAGATCGCAAGCAGACGGAGAAGGATGATACAAATCGCAGGGAGTTTTGTCCGAAGATGCCCCAAACAACAGGAACCTCTTGTGCTCGGACTGATGCTGTGTTCACGTCACAGACTGGTGGAAAGAGCCATATTAAAG TATCTCAGGTGGTAAATAAATATGGACCTCAAACAAGACCTGCTCTGATCATGAAGCCACATGTAAGACCTGCAGTTAAAAGAGACCGGATTACAAGAGAGACCTCTAGTACTAATGGCCCAGCTGGCCCAGTGACAGGAGTAGAGGAAAGGCTACACAACATGGAGTCCTTTCTCAAAGTGAAAACTG GTTCCAATTCTTCAGGGGACATTTTTCAAAGACTAAAGCATCTGGAGAAAAGATTATTACACCTAGAGAGTATCTCTCCTGAATATGCAAACTTATCA GCTTCAATGGCCAAGACAGAGAGGGGAGATAGCCTTGGGAAAGAGCATGCACAAGACACAGCAGTCCATGATATTGACGTTAGGATTAAGGAACTACAGAGGTCACTCAGAATAAAGAAGGCCAGGATTGAGACCACAGATAAAACAGAGACCTGA